A stretch of DNA from Vulpes lagopus strain Blue_001 chromosome 12, ASM1834538v1, whole genome shotgun sequence:
CACGCTTGCTCCCACGCTCAGACAGCTAGCCCTGCTGTTTTTAACTATAACACATCCTCTTCACACACCAccttcctttccctgccttcCACCCCTGCCTTACAGTAGGGCTGTTCTGGCCTGACTCCCAGCTCCAGCCTCCTGACAGGTCTCCCTGACCCCACTGGAGCCCCTCTGATGCAGCCAGAGTGAATGTTCTAAGACATCTTGATGATAGAAACTCTCCTCTGTGCAAAATCCCTCTGTGGCTCCCCACTTTCCACACAATCTAGTCTAGATGCTTTAATTTGGCCTTCAATGTTCCTCAGCAGTGGGACCAGCCAGCGTTCTCAGTTCCACCTCCTGCAAACCTCTACACCTCCTGTCCTCCTACACCTCCTACACCATTTGTGCTGTCCCCTCAGCACAAATGTCCCTGCCTGGATGCAGTGGCCCCAGAAGAACCAAGCATGTGCCCCAGTGCCCCCACTCACTGGGCATCCTCGCCCTCCAGCAGGCGACGGTAGGTGGCAATCTCCTGCTCCAGCCGTGTCTTCACATCCAGCAGAACCTGGTACTCTTGGTTCTGGCGCTCCATGTCGCAGCGGAGCTCACCCAGCTGCTGCTCGATGCTGCTAATGAGCCCCTGCAACTGGGCCAGCTGGGCCCCATAGCGGGCCTCGGTCTCCGCCAGGCTGCCCTCCAGCGAGGCTTTCTGCGGGCCAGAGTAGAGGTAGCTGGGTGAGACCAAGCTGGGGCCCTTCTCCAGGGCAAGGACCCAGAAGGGGGACTCACTGGTGTGGGGTCATGGGTACTGCTGGTgccatggggcagggaggggcccgTGTCACTGAGTGTGAATgacaggctgggggtgggtgggaattCGAGTTCTCCAAGTGGAAGTCCGCTAGGCTGAGCCCACCCTGGGGTGACAGGTACAGGCCGGGGTTGGGGATTGGGTCAAGGCCCTACCATGCTGAGCTGAGACTGCAGCTCAATCTCCAGATTCTGCACAGAGCGGCGGAGCTCCGTGATCTCCGTCCTGCTGCTCTGCAGAGCCTCGGTGTTGGTGGCCACCTCCCGGTTCAGCTCCTCCGTCTGAAAAGCAGGGTGGGCCACTGGGGCTTGAGAAGGCTTGCAGAGGTGCGGCAGAGGACAGGGTCTGCCCCTGAGCCCTGACCTGCTGGATCGAattcccaccccactccaccccctgcctctccctggcctTTGTGGGGCTACAGACTCACCTGCACACAGACACCCTCTCTGCCCACCCTAGAACTTAGCAGATGCACCTTGCTTTGCATCCCATACTCCTACCGAGCACTGATCAAAGACAGGTTCAATTCTCTTTGTGCCTGTCACCATCCTGGGCGCTGTAGCTACTCAGTGTGAATCTACTACAGGCATGAATTATTcatccaaacacacacacacctacaaaTGTGCTGGGAGAAGCCCTACACAGGGATGACGAGATCTGGATCTGTTCCCCCAGCTACAGTGTGGCTTGTGTGAGCCTgaggcctccctgagcctcacaTCATGCATCAGACATGAGCAGTAGGTCCAACTGGTTTCCAAAGGTCCTTCCAGCTGGGACAGCCTGTAGATCTACAAGTTTTCCAGCCCATACCCAACACCcagcacatgcatgcacacatgtgcacacttgCTCACACATGGCCACCCACCTTGCTAAAGAACCAGTCCTCGGCATCCTTGCGGTTCTTCTCTGCCATCTTCTCATACTGGTCACGCATCTCATTCAGGATGCGGCTCAGGTCCACACCAGGGGCGGCGTCCATCTCCACGCTGACATCCCCACCCACCTGGCCTCGCAGGGCATTCATTTCCTAGGCAAGAGGAGAGCAGGAGCTCACCAAGGCCATTGGGGGAGAGACGCCAGGGCCTGCCTTCTCAGCCTTAGGGAGACAGGCACAGATGGCAGACAGACACAAACAGCCCAATGGCTCCTCCCCTTGAAGATGGAGGCAGATGTGATCTTGTCTCAAACACACAGGGTTGTGAATATGGACCATCTCCCTCAACGTGTGCTCGGGGATGGACTTTGCCCAGTTCCGATGTATGCGGGGCAAAGAGAGATGGCAACTCCGCAACATGTCAGGGGATGAGCCAGGACAGCCTTGCTCACCACCCTGACTGCCTGCTTTATCCCCCACCACCAACCACACAGTATGGGCACAGGGGAAGCAGCCCCATGTTGGTATCGGCGAGGAGCCAAACCTCATTAGGAAATGTTAATCTGCTGGGGGGATGCAATCCCTATGAACAGCCTCAAAGCAAGTGGAGATATCTTCTGGGTTCCTGCCTCTCTAAGATTAGGTTCCCCTAATCTCAGGCCAGCCCAAAGGTCAGCTGAGAAGGAAGCTGCTGTCCCCCTATAGGGCCTGGGATCCCCATCCTTGGGTTGAGTCTTAGGGTCCCCAGGGCCCCAAGACCCTCTGaaaaagggaggtgggagagggggcaAAGTGGTGGCCTGGGTGTGGATATGGGTCAGATAGACCTGTGTGGCTTTGGATAAAtctctgaacctctctgagcttgtttCTTCACCAGTAAAGGGAGGACAGAGCTCCCTACCCCCAGCGCCACTGGATCAGCTGAGATAATTGCCATGAATCACTTGTAATGTGCTGAGCAGATTTTGGTTGTTGTTATGACTATCACTATTACAATTAATTAGAGTAATTAGCATGCATGTTCTTAGGCTGATTTGCTCATTAGATAGTTAACTGCCACCACTCAAGAGGCTGTGCCTCAAGGGACAAGGGAAATATCTCTGAGGGGAGAAGACCCTCCAGGCTTCATGCAGGCCCCTCCAAGGGTCTCTCAGGATCAGAACAAGGAACGCACCAGAGATGGGAACTGGATTGAGAGTATGGCCCTGGCCCAGGAAGATTTGAGGGTCCCAGCCTTGCTCCTTGTAGGAGTTTCTCCTGCATTCCCCAGGGTCAGCCTCACCTCCTCGTGGTTCTTCTTCAGGTAGGCCAGCTCCTCCTTGAGGCTCTCGATCTGCATCTCCAGATCAGCTCTGGCCAAGGTCAGCTCGTCCAACACCCGGCGCAAGCCATTGGTGTCAGCCTCCACGCTCATGCGCAGGTTCAGCTCCGTCTCATACCTGGAAAGGGTGGAGGCATGAGCCAAGGAGTACCCCAGGACACCCCCTTGTAAACACAGAGAGCTCTGATGTGCAGAGACAGACCCACCACCAGGCCCCAGGGGCAGACCTGGAGTCCCAGACTCACTTGGTGCGGAAGTCATCAGCTGCCAGGCGGGCGTTGTCGATTTGTAGCACCAGGCTAGCGTTGTCAATGGTGGCCGCCAGGATCTGGGGGGCATAGTGGGCTAGATAAGCAAGCACTATGGGAAAGCCCTGCAATGCCCTCCTTGCGGCCCTTTGGAGAGTGGGCCAGACAGAGGAGGTGAGGGTCCTTCCTTGCAATCTCCCCCTCTGAGCACCCTGCTGGAGGGCTCCCAGAATGATGGGGGCACAAAGCCTAGCCACAGGTAATCATGAGGCCAGGAGATAGACCCACACATATTCACCCCTCTCCTGGCCAAGCTGCATGGACTTCACACTCTCCTCCCCAACTAAATTGACCTCAAGGCTCAgttgccacctcctccaggaagcgcTCCTTGACTCTGGATCCCTCCTTCCAGTCacacctcctccctgcccatcTCTTTCACAACACTTCTCACAAGTGTGATTTTTCCATGAGTTCTTTGGTTATTTCCTCCAATGGACTCTGAGCTCCAGGAGGTCAAGGTCATTCTCTTCAGAATCCCTAGCCTTGGGCGAAGTACTTGGCCCACAGTCAGCCCCCAGGAAACATTAGTTTAATTAAGcaattaaattattcatttatttatttataagattatgACCAGCCCCACCTCAAGCCTATAACAAAGTTTCCttcccctgccaccccctccccacccacccacccaccccccacccccccccaccgcaGGGTCATCTCAGAGGTTTAAATGAGAACAGGGAATGGGCTCTGGAGGGAGCAGAGGGTTGGGTATTATTACTACTACTGTCATTGTTTTTGTGAGAAATGCCTAGAGAGGCTCTACTCAAGAGCCATGTGGGTGGGAGGACACGAAGGCCCCCAAATGCCacccagaggcaggagagaggaggactCTGTGGAGGTGGCAGACGAGCTAGGAAACCTCTGAACGTTTTTAAGGCTCCAGGCAGACATGCAGAACCATATAAGAGGAGACAGCCCCAGCAGGGAAAAGCAGCCCCAATAGCCTCATTCTGAGCCTCTGAGCCTCCTTGAGGGCCCTGTGAAGTGACCCTGGGTCAGGCCCTATTTCTAGAGCAAGCCCAAGGGCCAGTTTGTTACCCATCCCTGGCCTCGGTGGCCTACAGACCAGCCTCCCAGTCACTTCCCTGCTCAGGATGCTGATTGGGCCTAGCAAGGGGCCCTTGTGCAAACCCCCAGGGATGTAATGACTCAGAGGGGCAGAGGCCTGATGCGGTGCACTAGGGGTTGGTGGTGAGGAGCTGGCTGACCCCAAAGCTTGGAACG
This window harbors:
- the LOC121473539 gene encoding keratin, type I cytoskeletal 42; this encodes MSVTSSRFSAGLGGGYGGGYTCSLGGGFGSSFGSGFGAGFGAGFGSGFSSSDALLGGSEKETMQNLNDRLASYLDKVRALEEANADLEVKIHDWYKKQGPGPARDYSHFFKTIEELRNKILAATIDNASLVLQIDNARLAADDFRTKYETELNLRMSVEADTNGLRRVLDELTLARADLEMQIESLKEELAYLKKNHEEEMNALRGQVGGDVSVEMDAAPGVDLSRILNEMRDQYEKMAEKNRKDAEDWFFSKTEELNREVATNTEALQSSRTEITELRRSVQNLEIELQSQLSMKASLEGSLAETEARYGAQLAQLQGLISSIEQQLGELRCDMERQNQEYQVLLDVKTRLEQEIATYRRLLEGEDAQ